One genomic region from Pirellulales bacterium encodes:
- a CDS encoding IS5/IS1182 family transposase, giving the protein AWLMRCRRHSRDYERNTESSESMIYISMIALMLKRLDRKYFI; this is encoded by the coding sequence CGCTTGGCTGATGCGCTGCCGCAGACACAGTCGAGATTACGAACGAAATACCGAATCCAGTGAAAGCATGATTTACATCTCCATGATCGCACTCATGCTCAAACGACTCGATAGGAAATACTTTATTTGA